The proteins below come from a single Deinococcus fonticola genomic window:
- a CDS encoding ribose-phosphate diphosphokinase: MSVPHRAPIDQLDSKHSPLLVFAGQSNRPLAQAICDNLGIPLGKSKTEKFTNDNIIVHYEESLREGDIFIVQSFSTPVSDAIMELMLMIDAAKSASAGRVTAVIPYYSYARSDKKDSPRISIAGRLVADLLQEAGADRILTMTLHAPQVHGFFKVPVDHLSADIVLSQHFKKCVPDAHDGVVLAPDAGSIKRASQIARRLDSGLAMIDKERLSDTEVRPRALIGDVDGKTVFIIDDEISTAGSLVETVNIARSMGAKDVYVAVTHGVYTGPAIQRIAGLDVTQVASCNTVDVPQAKIEAANGKLAVLDVAPLFANAILNIHTGASVSTLFT, from the coding sequence TTGTCCGTCCCGCACCGCGCTCCCATCGATCAACTCGACAGCAAACATTCGCCCCTGCTGGTCTTTGCCGGCCAGAGCAACCGCCCACTCGCCCAGGCCATCTGCGACAACCTCGGCATTCCGCTGGGCAAAAGCAAGACCGAGAAATTCACGAACGACAACATCATCGTCCACTACGAGGAATCCCTGCGCGAGGGGGATATTTTCATCGTGCAGTCCTTCAGCACCCCGGTCAGCGACGCGATCATGGAACTCATGCTGATGATCGACGCCGCCAAGTCGGCCAGCGCCGGGCGCGTCACCGCCGTGATTCCCTACTACTCGTACGCCCGCAGCGACAAGAAAGACAGCCCCCGCATCTCCATCGCGGGCCGCCTGGTCGCCGACCTGCTGCAGGAAGCCGGCGCCGACCGCATCCTGACCATGACGCTGCACGCGCCGCAGGTGCACGGGTTCTTCAAGGTGCCGGTCGATCACCTGTCCGCCGACATCGTGCTGTCGCAGCACTTCAAGAAGTGTGTGCCCGACGCGCACGACGGCGTGGTGCTGGCCCCCGACGCCGGCAGCATCAAACGCGCCTCGCAGATCGCCCGCCGCCTCGACAGCGGCCTGGCCATGATCGACAAGGAGCGCCTGTCCGACACCGAGGTGCGCCCCCGCGCCCTGATCGGGGACGTGGACGGCAAGACCGTGTTCATCATCGACGATGAGATCAGCACCGCCGGCTCGCTGGTCGAAACCGTGAACATTGCCCGCAGCATGGGGGCCAAGGACGTATACGTGGCAGTCACGCACGGCGTGTACACCGGCCCGGCCATCCAGCGCATCGCTGGCCTGGACGTCACCCAGGTCGCCAGCTGCAACACCGTGGATGTCCCCCAGGCGAAGATCGAAGCCGCCAACGGCAAACTGGCCGTGCTGGACGTCGCCC
- a CDS encoding S41 family peptidase, whose amino-acid sequence MTQPESTVPARIDRTTATTDLQALQTILEERFAYLHASKFGQGLPELLTQLQANLPEQQSVTDWAATIQGLLSRSLDGHARVREFKPISGAIPALFHVAGNDVVAVKLDRSDFLLPGCPFLKAIDGRPVSEWLPVVGSLVAGEGASWRRERTVRGLLWLQQWRRKLKLPETPEATLTLQGVAGTRNLVVTLIPDKPDYGVWPAPGSRWLGQVGYLRLPAMSPRAAQEIQQWLPEFQSAQGLIVDLRGNSGGMREAFLPLLRALQPGGAGPRVVNVACSRQSNTESATRMAGRGLFPEGSDHWTAQEKAVIEQFKPSFKPNWTPPPGQFGDWHFMLVHPAGPAEPAATCPVVILTDGMCFSATDIFLCGVKGLPNVTIMGESSGGGSGSAMTYVLPSGVQFRVASMASFKPSGELLEGHGTPVDIQVVPSPESFLRDGPDSVLQRALSLLTA is encoded by the coding sequence ATGACCCAACCAGAAAGTACCGTTCCAGCAAGGATCGACCGCACGACTGCCACCACGGATTTGCAGGCCTTGCAGACCATTCTCGAAGAGCGGTTTGCTTATCTGCATGCCAGTAAGTTCGGGCAAGGTCTGCCGGAACTCCTGACTCAGCTTCAGGCTAATTTGCCGGAGCAGCAGAGTGTGACCGACTGGGCCGCCACCATTCAGGGTTTACTGAGTCGCAGTCTCGATGGTCACGCCCGCGTGCGTGAATTCAAGCCGATCAGCGGGGCCATTCCGGCCCTATTTCACGTTGCTGGCAACGATGTGGTGGCCGTTAAGCTAGATCGTTCTGACTTTCTGCTTCCTGGGTGCCCGTTTCTGAAGGCTATTGATGGTCGACCTGTTTCGGAATGGTTGCCCGTGGTGGGATCACTGGTGGCGGGTGAAGGGGCTTCCTGGCGGCGTGAGCGGACGGTCAGGGGACTGCTCTGGCTTCAGCAGTGGCGGCGCAAGTTGAAGCTGCCAGAAACTCCGGAAGCCACCCTGACGCTTCAGGGCGTGGCGGGAACAAGGAACCTTGTGGTGACGCTGATCCCGGACAAACCCGATTACGGTGTGTGGCCTGCGCCCGGCTCACGCTGGTTAGGACAGGTGGGTTATCTGCGTCTGCCCGCCATGTCTCCTCGCGCCGCTCAGGAAATCCAGCAGTGGCTTCCGGAATTCCAGTCGGCGCAGGGTCTGATTGTCGATCTGCGCGGGAATTCTGGTGGTATGCGTGAAGCATTTCTTCCCCTGCTGCGGGCGCTTCAGCCAGGCGGGGCCGGGCCAAGAGTGGTGAATGTGGCGTGCAGTCGCCAGTCGAACACGGAAAGTGCCACGCGTATGGCCGGAAGGGGGCTGTTTCCAGAGGGCAGTGATCACTGGACAGCGCAGGAGAAGGCCGTTATTGAGCAGTTCAAACCTTCCTTTAAACCGAACTGGACGCCACCTCCAGGGCAATTCGGCGACTGGCATTTCATGCTGGTTCACCCTGCCGGGCCAGCGGAACCCGCTGCCACCTGCCCGGTGGTGATTTTGACGGACGGGATGTGTTTCAGTGCCACGGATATTTTCCTGTGCGGCGTCAAGGGACTGCCAAACGTGACGATCATGGGTGAAAGCAGCGGTGGCGGCAGCGGTTCAGCCATGACTTATGTGCTGCCCAGCGGAGTGCAGTTCCGGGTGGCGTCGATGGCCTCATTTAAACCATCCGGCGAACTGCTGGAAGGTCATGGCACTCCCGTGGATATTCAGGTGGTTCCTTCACCAGAGTCGTTCCTCCGGGACGGTCCGGACAGTGTTTTACAGCGGGCGTTGAGTCTCCTTACCGCCTGA
- a CDS encoding M16 family metallopeptidase, translating to MRYPALLLLSALLLSAPSAYAQTAVPAPVSIPAPAPTQKAPVALPAGVTFFTEVEGIREYRLANGLKVLLFPDTSKTTFTLNVTYLVGSRHEGYGETGMAHLLEHMVFKGTPTSGNILENLSRRGANFNGTTSTDRTNYFETLTNTGDNLAWAVKMEADRMVNSKVAASDLKTEMTVVRNEFESGENSPFSLLYKEVLAVAYDWHNYGNTTIGNRSDVENVPIQNLQAFYKRYYQPDNAVVTLAGNFDEAAALKLIAAEFGKVARPTRTLPTLWTVENPQDGERSVNVRRVGDEQILLAAYHTPSSAHPDAPALAVLNEILADEPSGRLYKALVQTKLANDAGSFDVGSADPGLLLYYAVLGKGDNPAQAQATLLQVVEQAASTPFTDEDVARVRNRVVSSYEQLLAKPESVGLTLSESIAAGDWRLLFKNRDDLEKVTAADVRRVAQTYLKPSNRTLGAFIPTEKPDRVTVTAAPRVEDLLKGYVGRAAQAAGETIAPEPAALEARTTRETLGNVKLALLPKKTRGERVEMVINLNFGNAQTATAGQDSADFIAPLLKRGSAGLTRQQLNDQLEAMKTQLSVSGGATGASIRLSTDRQHLPEALKLVRKVLREPTFPEADFEEIRKASLDGAEASRNEPQAVAGLALSRTFMPQGAKRGDLFYVPTLDEGIADVKAVTLAQVKDYYKTVWGAAQAQVGVVGDFDPATIRAAIPDLLGGFTSGVKYERVVAPLTTPRAQDIVLNVPDKANAVYLARLNFPLRDDQADYAALAVAMRIFGGGTDSRLFNRLRQKEGLSYGVGGDINVSSLDEKASYSSYAIFNPNVTDKVAGAMREELARVLKDGFTAQEIETARSAILQESRLARSSDSGLAAALASQSFLNRTYAFSADLETKIKAVTPEMARAALAKYVNPDNLVIVRAGTFQK from the coding sequence ATGCGTTACCCCGCCCTGCTGCTGCTCTCCGCCCTTCTGCTCAGCGCCCCGTCGGCCTACGCCCAGACGGCTGTCCCGGCCCCAGTTTCTATTCCGGCTCCTGCTCCGACTCAGAAAGCCCCGGTGGCGTTGCCGGCGGGCGTCACCTTCTTTACCGAGGTGGAAGGCATCCGCGAGTACCGCCTGGCCAACGGCCTGAAGGTGCTGCTGTTTCCCGACACTTCCAAGACGACTTTTACCCTGAACGTCACCTACCTGGTGGGCAGCCGCCACGAGGGTTACGGCGAGACCGGCATGGCGCACCTGCTGGAGCACATGGTCTTCAAGGGCACGCCCACCAGCGGCAACATTCTGGAAAACCTCTCCAGGCGCGGCGCAAATTTCAACGGCACCACCAGCACGGACCGCACCAACTACTTCGAGACCCTGACCAACACCGGCGACAACCTGGCCTGGGCAGTCAAGATGGAAGCCGACCGCATGGTGAACAGCAAGGTGGCGGCCAGTGACCTGAAAACCGAGATGACGGTGGTACGCAACGAGTTCGAGAGCGGCGAAAACAGCCCCTTCAGCCTGCTGTACAAGGAGGTGCTGGCGGTCGCCTACGACTGGCACAACTACGGCAACACCACCATCGGCAACCGCAGCGACGTGGAGAACGTGCCGATTCAGAACCTCCAGGCCTTCTACAAACGCTATTACCAGCCGGACAACGCCGTGGTCACGCTGGCCGGCAACTTCGACGAGGCCGCCGCGCTGAAGCTGATCGCCGCCGAATTCGGCAAGGTCGCCCGACCCACCCGCACGCTGCCGACCCTGTGGACGGTGGAAAATCCGCAGGACGGCGAACGCAGCGTGAACGTGCGCCGCGTCGGGGATGAGCAGATTCTGCTGGCGGCCTACCACACCCCCAGCAGCGCCCACCCGGACGCGCCCGCCCTGGCCGTGCTGAACGAGATTCTGGCCGACGAACCCTCCGGACGGCTGTACAAGGCGCTGGTGCAGACCAAACTGGCGAACGACGCCGGCAGCTTCGATGTCGGTTCCGCCGACCCCGGCCTGCTGCTGTACTACGCCGTGCTGGGCAAGGGCGACAACCCCGCCCAGGCGCAGGCCACCCTGCTGCAAGTGGTCGAGCAGGCCGCCAGTACCCCTTTTACTGACGAGGATGTGGCGCGGGTGCGCAACCGCGTGGTCAGCAGTTACGAGCAGCTGCTCGCCAAGCCCGAATCGGTGGGCCTGACCTTGTCCGAGTCCATCGCAGCCGGTGACTGGCGGCTGCTGTTCAAGAACCGCGACGACCTGGAAAAAGTGACGGCGGCCGATGTCCGGCGCGTCGCCCAGACCTACCTGAAACCCAGCAACCGCACCCTGGGGGCCTTTATCCCCACCGAAAAACCGGACCGCGTAACGGTCACCGCCGCGCCCAGGGTCGAGGATCTGCTCAAGGGCTACGTGGGCCGCGCCGCGCAGGCCGCCGGCGAGACCATCGCCCCGGAACCCGCCGCGCTGGAAGCCCGCACCACCCGCGAAACGCTGGGCAACGTGAAACTGGCCCTGCTGCCCAAAAAGACCCGGGGTGAGCGCGTCGAAATGGTCATCAACCTGAACTTCGGCAACGCGCAGACCGCTACGGCCGGGCAGGACAGCGCCGACTTCATCGCGCCGCTGCTCAAGCGCGGCAGCGCGGGCCTGACCCGCCAGCAGCTGAACGACCAGCTCGAAGCCATGAAAACGCAGCTCAGCGTGTCGGGCGGCGCGACCGGGGCCAGCATTCGCCTCAGCACGGACCGCCAGCACCTGCCCGAGGCGCTGAAACTGGTGCGTAAGGTGTTGCGCGAACCCACCTTCCCCGAGGCCGACTTCGAGGAAATCAGGAAAGCCAGCCTGGATGGCGCCGAGGCCAGCCGCAACGAGCCGCAGGCGGTGGCGGGCCTGGCCCTCTCGCGCACCTTTATGCCGCAGGGCGCGAAGCGCGGAGACCTTTTCTACGTGCCCACCCTGGACGAGGGGATTGCCGACGTGAAAGCCGTGACGCTTGCTCAGGTCAAGGACTACTACAAGACCGTGTGGGGCGCGGCGCAGGCCCAGGTGGGCGTGGTCGGCGACTTCGACCCGGCCACCATCCGCGCCGCCATCCCGGACCTTCTGGGCGGCTTCACCAGCGGCGTGAAGTACGAGCGCGTGGTGGCCCCGCTGACCACCCCCAGGGCGCAGGACATCGTGCTGAACGTGCCCGACAAGGCCAACGCCGTCTACCTGGCCCGGCTGAACTTCCCGCTGCGCGACGACCAGGCCGATTACGCCGCCCTGGCAGTCGCCATGCGGATCTTCGGGGGCGGCACCGACTCGCGCCTGTTTAACCGCCTGCGCCAGAAAGAAGGCCTCAGTTACGGCGTGGGCGGCGACATCAACGTCAGCAGCCTCGACGAGAAGGCCAGTTACAGCAGTTACGCCATCTTCAACCCCAACGTGACCGACAAGGTCGCCGGCGCCATGCGCGAGGAACTGGCCCGCGTGCTGAAAGACGGCTTCACCGCGCAGGAGATCGAAACCGCCAGAAGCGCCATCCTGCAGGAAAGCCGCCTGGCCCGCAGCAGCGACAGCGGCCTGGCCGCCGCCCTTGCCAGCCAGTCCTTCCTGAACCGCACCTACGCCTTCAGCGCCGACCTGGAAACCAAAATCAAGGCCGTGACGCCCGAGATGGCCCGCGCGGCGCTGGCGAAGTATGTCAACCCTGACAATCTGGTGATCGTCCGCGCCGGGACGTTCCAGAAGTAA
- a CDS encoding phytoene desaturase family protein: MQRLDAVVVGSGPNGLAAAITLARAGLRVQVLEAHGRPGGGVQSAALTLPGFTHDLGSAIHPLAAASPAFRQWPLHAFGLEWVQPEVPVAHTLWPGSSGAVLLERNLEATAEGLGRDGPAWRAIFGPLLADWEGLLHDILRPLLRLPGHPLTLTRFGLRGLPSAEFVGRTVFQTPQGRALWAGLAAHTTLPLGTPGTAAMTLVLGLLAHAVGYPFPRGGAQALADAMTAYLRFLGGEVLTGMTVRGPTDLPEARVVLVDSSPAVLLKLLGDRAPVAYRAALGRFRYGPGIQKFDYALSGPPPWLDGRVNRSATVHVGGSFEDIVRSERAFTSARPYVLAAQHTLFDPTRAPAGQHTFWAYAHVPSGSAADIRPQVEAQLERFAPGFRERVLACHVTTAPQLAAFSPVMVGGDVNGGASTLWQLLARPTPALTPYRTPVRGYYLCSSSTPPGGGVHGMAGYHAALTALRDEFGGQDHG, translated from the coding sequence ATGCAGCGACTGGACGCCGTGGTGGTGGGTTCCGGCCCGAACGGGTTGGCGGCGGCCATCACGCTGGCGCGGGCGGGGCTGCGGGTACAGGTGCTCGAAGCGCACGGGCGCCCCGGTGGTGGAGTGCAGAGTGCCGCACTGACCCTGCCGGGCTTCACGCACGACCTGGGCAGCGCCATTCACCCGCTGGCGGCGGCCAGCCCGGCCTTCCGGCAGTGGCCGCTACACGCTTTCGGGCTGGAGTGGGTGCAGCCGGAGGTGCCGGTGGCGCACACGCTGTGGCCTGGCAGCAGCGGAGCCGTGCTGCTGGAGCGCAACCTGGAGGCCACTGCCGAGGGCCTGGGACGTGACGGCCCGGCCTGGAGGGCCATATTCGGGCCGCTGCTGGCCGACTGGGAGGGACTGCTGCACGACATTCTGCGCCCGCTGCTGCGCCTGCCCGGTCATCCGCTGACGCTGACGCGCTTCGGGCTGCGCGGGCTGCCCTCGGCGGAGTTCGTGGGCCGCACGGTCTTCCAGACGCCTCAGGGGCGGGCGCTGTGGGCGGGGCTGGCGGCGCATACCACCCTGCCGCTGGGCACGCCCGGCACGGCGGCCATGACGCTGGTGCTGGGGCTGCTGGCGCACGCGGTGGGCTACCCCTTTCCGCGCGGCGGGGCGCAGGCTTTGGCGGACGCCATGACCGCCTATCTGCGTTTTCTGGGCGGCGAGGTGCTGACCGGCATGACCGTGCGCGGCCCCACGGACCTGCCCGAGGCGCGGGTGGTGCTGGTAGACAGCAGTCCCGCCGTGCTGCTGAAGCTGCTGGGCGACCGTGCGCCTGTCGCGTACCGCGCGGCCCTGGGGCGCTTCCGCTACGGCCCCGGCATCCAGAAATTCGATTACGCCCTGAGCGGCCCCCCGCCCTGGCTGGACGGGCGGGTGAACCGCAGCGCCACCGTGCATGTCGGTGGGAGCTTCGAGGACATCGTGCGCTCTGAGCGGGCTTTCACCTCCGCGCGTCCCTACGTTCTGGCCGCGCAGCACACCCTGTTCGACCCGACCCGCGCCCCGGCGGGGCAGCACACCTTCTGGGCCTACGCGCACGTTCCCAGCGGCAGTGCCGCCGACATTCGCCCGCAGGTCGAGGCGCAACTGGAACGCTTCGCGCCGGGATTCAGGGAGCGCGTGCTGGCCTGCCACGTGACCACCGCCCCGCAACTGGCGGCCTTCAGCCCGGTGATGGTGGGCGGCGACGTGAACGGCGGGGCAAGTACCCTGTGGCAACTGCTGGCCCGCCCCACCCCGGCCCTCACGCCTTACCGCACGCCGGTTCGGGGCTACTACCTGTGCAGCAGCAGCACCCCACCGGGCGGGGGCGTGCACGGCATGGCCGGGTATCACGCGGCGCTGACCGCCCTGCGCGACGAGTTCGGCGGGCAAGACCACGGCTGA
- a CDS encoding DUF1990 family protein produces the protein MDSENMDKSVQAASTGSGRLTERRYWVDVQRPQCSPQDLIEYIKTHIEEFSPSLLADFEKVKGRDNRLSQDDEFHIKILGPWNGMVRVTEVDANTFEFMTLEGHPEAGRIRFSATPDPDLPDTLHFEIHSVARSRDGLVAFMYDTVGIGKKVQEQVWRTFCQRVSEHCGGEQFGDIQVRTVTEEDVPDMKESGGTQ, from the coding sequence ATGGACAGCGAGAACATGGACAAGAGCGTGCAGGCCGCCTCGACCGGCAGTGGCCGCCTCACCGAGCGGCGCTACTGGGTGGATGTGCAGCGCCCGCAGTGCTCGCCGCAAGACCTGATCGAGTACATCAAGACGCACATCGAGGAATTCAGCCCCAGCCTGCTGGCCGATTTCGAGAAGGTCAAGGGGCGGGACAACCGCCTGAGCCAGGACGACGAATTTCACATCAAGATCCTGGGGCCGTGGAACGGCATGGTGCGCGTGACCGAGGTGGACGCCAACACCTTCGAGTTCATGACGCTCGAAGGACACCCGGAAGCCGGCCGCATTCGCTTTTCGGCCACGCCGGATCCGGACTTGCCGGACACGCTGCACTTCGAGATTCACTCGGTGGCGCGCTCGCGTGACGGACTGGTGGCGTTCATGTACGACACCGTAGGCATCGGCAAAAAGGTGCAGGAGCAGGTGTGGCGCACCTTCTGCCAGCGCGTCTCGGAACACTGCGGCGGCGAGCAGTTCGGGGACATTCAGGTGCGTACCGTGACCGAGGAGGACGTGCCGGACATGAAGGAGTCCGGAGGCACGCAGTGA
- a CDS encoding DUF1990 family protein: protein MIRPRRTRPPLYEVQKARLEEYSQAKSSFDEQRVSEYTAEHGWHIDDYEQELPPEQPGIPESGGSFGAAQQVLRNYSFPPPNLITGIFLPDSPLQDRVMVLRARFLVFTFWFGVRVGGVVGEIRPLPDGEHEAVWGYHYTTLEGHYEQGQIEFTVHKYLNSGRVVFKIHAISKTGHIRNPLYRLGFRLFGRMLQRRFAFQSLARTRAQVEDMLRRNVTRPAEAGPQVEVVDKKDVPQKVVEKTDAVPKDVPDTPPQANQS from the coding sequence GTGATTCGCCCCCGGCGCACGCGCCCGCCGCTGTACGAGGTGCAGAAAGCCCGGCTGGAGGAGTACAGCCAGGCCAAAAGCAGTTTCGACGAGCAGCGTGTGAGCGAGTACACGGCCGAACACGGCTGGCACATTGACGATTACGAGCAGGAGTTGCCCCCCGAGCAGCCGGGCATTCCCGAGTCGGGCGGTTCCTTTGGGGCGGCCCAGCAGGTGCTGCGCAATTACTCGTTTCCGCCGCCCAACCTGATCACCGGGATCTTCCTGCCGGACTCGCCCCTGCAAGACCGGGTGATGGTGCTGCGGGCGCGGTTTCTGGTGTTCACCTTCTGGTTCGGGGTGCGGGTGGGCGGCGTGGTCGGCGAGATTCGTCCCCTCCCAGACGGCGAGCACGAGGCGGTGTGGGGATATCACTACACGACGCTGGAAGGCCACTACGAGCAGGGCCAGATCGAGTTCACGGTGCACAAATACCTGAACAGCGGGCGGGTGGTGTTCAAGATTCATGCCATCTCGAAAACCGGGCACATTCGCAATCCGCTCTACCGCCTGGGCTTCAGACTGTTCGGGCGCATGTTGCAGCGCCGTTTCGCGTTCCAATCGCTGGCCCGCACCCGGGCGCAGGTAGAGGACATGCTGCGCCGTAACGTCACCCGGCCCGCTGAGGCCGGCCCGCAGGTGGAAGTGGTGGACAAAAAAGACGTGCCGCAGAAGGTGGTCGAGAAGACCGACGCCGTGCCCAAAGACGTGCCGGACACCCCACCCCAAGCCAATCAGTCCTAA
- the trpS gene encoding tryptophan--tRNA ligase produces MKKRILTGDRPTSPLHLGHLIGSLQNRVKLQREYDTFILLADVQAMTDHFATPQKVRENVLEVALDYLAVGLDPDLCRFVVQSQIPEIAELTVFYLNLVTVSHLRQNPTVKTEIQQKGFGDSVPAGFFVYPVSQAADITAFGAHLVPVGNDQLPMIEQTREIVRRFNSLYAPVLTEPQELLSAFPRLPGLDGHHKMSKSLGNAIFLKDSADEVRRKVMGMYTDPHHLRVEDPGQVAGNPVFTYLDAFDPDVVGVQALKDHYARGGLGDVKVKKHLVEVLENVLAPIRERRLEYVQDMEAVRTIVREGTQQGRAVAAQTMQAAREAMGLNYFG; encoded by the coding sequence ATGAAAAAACGCATCCTGACCGGCGACCGACCCACCAGCCCGCTGCACCTGGGCCACCTGATCGGCTCCCTGCAAAACCGCGTGAAATTGCAGCGCGAGTACGACACGTTCATTCTGCTGGCCGACGTGCAGGCCATGACCGACCACTTCGCCACCCCGCAGAAGGTGCGCGAGAACGTGCTGGAAGTCGCGCTGGACTACCTGGCGGTCGGCCTCGATCCCGACCTGTGCCGGTTCGTCGTGCAGTCGCAGATTCCCGAGATTGCCGAACTGACCGTATTTTACCTGAACCTCGTGACCGTCTCGCACCTGCGGCAGAACCCCACCGTGAAAACCGAGATTCAACAGAAAGGCTTCGGTGACAGCGTGCCCGCCGGCTTCTTCGTCTACCCGGTGTCTCAGGCGGCCGACATCACGGCGTTCGGCGCTCACCTTGTCCCGGTGGGCAATGATCAACTGCCGATGATCGAGCAGACCCGCGAGATCGTGCGGCGCTTCAACAGCCTGTACGCGCCCGTGCTGACCGAACCGCAGGAACTCCTGAGCGCCTTTCCGCGCCTGCCGGGTCTGGACGGCCACCACAAGATGAGCAAAAGCCTGGGCAACGCCATTTTCCTGAAGGACAGCGCGGATGAGGTGCGCCGCAAGGTCATGGGCATGTACACCGACCCCCACCACCTGCGTGTGGAAGACCCCGGCCAGGTGGCCGGCAACCCGGTGTTCACGTATCTGGATGCTTTCGACCCCGACGTGGTGGGCGTGCAGGCCCTCAAAGACCATTACGCACGCGGCGGCCTGGGCGACGTGAAGGTCAAGAAGCATCTGGTGGAGGTGCTGGAAAACGTCCTGGCCCCCATCCGCGAGCGGCGACTGGAATACGTGCAGGACATGGAAGCGGTGCGAACCATCGTCCGCGAGGGCACGCAGCAGGGGAGAGCCGTCGCCGCTCAGACCATGCAGGCGGCGCGGGAAGCGATGGGGTTGAATTATTTCGGATAA
- the dnaJ gene encoding molecular chaperone DnaJ, which yields MDYYELLGVAKTASADEIKSAYRKLALKYHPDRNKEAGAAEKFTQINEAYSVLSDAEKRAHYDRFGSAPGAGMPGGDPFGGMGGAGFDPMDIFEQLFGGAMGGMGGRGRRGPARGDDIETEARVTLEQARAGEEVDVPVDRLTTCEHCHGDKTEPGGKPPVTCTTCGGAGAVRAQARTIFGVVETQQVCSTCKGEGKLIVDPCTVCKGRGRTLKGETVKVKLPKGIDEGYRIRVAGKGNEGPGGNGDLYVHIEMEPHGELRREAEHLIFPARIGFATAALGGQVTVPTLDGPQVVEVKPGTQHGELHRLRGQGMPRLQAPGTGDLIVAYDVVVPRTLNDEARAALRAYAAAVGDEVPAEKHEGFFDKVGKIFRGD from the coding sequence ATGGACTATTACGAACTGCTGGGCGTGGCGAAGACCGCCAGTGCCGACGAAATCAAGAGTGCTTACCGCAAACTGGCCCTGAAGTACCACCCCGACCGCAACAAGGAGGCGGGCGCGGCCGAGAAGTTCACGCAGATCAACGAGGCTTACTCGGTCTTGAGCGACGCCGAGAAACGCGCCCACTACGACCGTTTCGGTTCCGCGCCGGGCGCGGGGATGCCGGGCGGCGACCCGTTCGGTGGGATGGGCGGCGCGGGCTTCGACCCGATGGACATTTTCGAGCAGCTGTTCGGCGGCGCGATGGGAGGTATGGGAGGCCGGGGGCGGCGTGGCCCGGCGCGCGGCGACGACATCGAGACCGAGGCGCGGGTCACGCTGGAGCAGGCGCGGGCCGGCGAGGAAGTGGACGTGCCGGTGGACCGCCTGACCACCTGCGAGCACTGCCACGGCGACAAGACTGAGCCGGGCGGCAAACCCCCGGTGACCTGCACGACCTGCGGCGGAGCCGGCGCGGTGCGTGCCCAGGCCCGCACGATTTTTGGCGTGGTGGAAACCCAGCAGGTGTGCAGCACCTGTAAAGGCGAGGGCAAACTGATCGTCGACCCGTGCACGGTCTGCAAGGGCCGGGGGCGTACCCTGAAGGGCGAGACCGTGAAAGTGAAGCTGCCCAAGGGAATCGACGAGGGCTACCGCATTCGCGTGGCCGGCAAGGGCAACGAGGGGCCGGGCGGCAACGGTGACCTGTACGTCCACATCGAGATGGAGCCGCACGGCGAACTGCGCCGCGAGGCCGAGCACCTGATTTTCCCCGCCAGAATAGGGTTCGCCACGGCAGCGCTGGGTGGCCAGGTGACCGTGCCCACGCTGGACGGCCCGCAGGTCGTGGAAGTCAAGCCGGGCACGCAGCACGGCGAGCTGCACCGCCTGCGCGGGCAGGGCATGCCGCGCCTCCAGGCCCCCGGTACGGGTGACCTGATCGTGGCGTACGACGTGGTGGTGCCAAGGACCCTCAACGACGAGGCGCGGGCGGCGCTCAGGGCCTACGCGGCGGCGGTGGGCGACGAGGTGCCCGCCGAGAAGCACGAGGGGTTCTTCGACAAGGTAGGCAAGATTTTCCGGGGCGACTGA